CGTGGGTCCGCGAGCAGGTGGCGGTGCGGCGGCGCGAGCTGGCGGCCAACATGCGCATCGATCCGCCGCTGATCGTGCGCAGCGACGGCAAGGCGGTGATGCGGCCGGCGCCTGCCGGCCAGGTGATGAAAGGCGCCGGGGCTTCGCCCGGCGTGGTGCGGGGGCCGGCGCGCGTCCTGTTCGATCCGACCGACGGGGCGCGGCTGCATACCGGCGAGATCCTGGTGGCCAAGTTCACCGACCCGTCGTGGACGCCGCTGTTCCTGACAGCGGCGGGGCTGATCATGGAGGTCGGCGGGATCGTCAGCCACGGGGCGATCGTAGCGCGCGAATACGGCATCCCGGCTGTCGTGGGGGTGAAGGGCGCAACCCGCATCCTGCGCCAGGGGGAACGGGTGGAAGTCAACGGCAGCACCGGCGAAGTGATTCGGATCGAAGAGCGACGCGCAGTCGCAGCAGGCGCGTAGCGAAGGTGGGGGGATATGTGTCGGTTTGATGTGCTAGCGCTTTACCTTGCGCCGTGTCGCACCCACAGCGGCCAAACCCGTGCTCAGCAGCAACAGACTTACCGGCTCGGGGGCCGGCGCAGGAGTTCCGAACGCCTCCACGGTCACCGTAAATAGAGGGTAGCCTTCAAAGACTGGGGGCCCCGAGACTCCGGCCGTAACCGTGCAGGGCAGAATCTGGTTGAACCCGAAGTCGCAGTCCTCCTTTTGGACGAACTGGAACCCGGACATGGTGATGGTGAAATGGGTCGGGGTCGAGCCTGGCGCTCCCCACGGCCCCACGCCTTGGCCGCCGCCCCCGAGCCCCCCGTCCGGAAAGTACCATATGAACCAAGAATCCACCGCGCTGCTGAAATCCGCGGCAATGGCAGCGAAGTTCGCGTCCGAGGCGGTGAAGTCAACGGACTGGGGAGAGTTGGAGGGCGCGAAGTTTGCCGTGAAACAGGGGTTGCAGGTTATGTTGATCGGATCGTATGGCCCCGCCATGATCTCCAGAAAGGAACCGCTGATCTGGGGCGCTTGGGCGAAACCCGCGCTGACGCTGATTGTTCCGAGAAGAGTATCGGCTGACCCGACAGTGGAGGCGAACAGCAGCAGAAGAGAAACCGCGAGCAACCCGGCAGGCCTTTTCATACAAGACTCTCCTCACTGGCCAAAGAGAAACTTAAGGACGGAAAAAAGACGAGGGCTTGGCTACTGAGGTGCAATTTGGAGACCAACGCCGGTCTCGCATTTTCAGCGAGTTAGGTGGACCTCCTCCCCCCCCGAGATGCACGAGTTTGCATCATAAGTGAAGGCTACCGGACATCCCTTGGCTCTGCCAGCTGGCGCTCAATCGGCCGCCGACTGGCGTTGCTTGAAGTGCATCCCCCTGCGATAAAGCCCGTCGCTCCCGACATCGAACACCCGGTTGTAGCGCGCGCGATAGTTCTCCTGAGCGGCGCTGGCGGCGAGCTCGATCAGTTGCTCTTCAGAAAAATAGCGCCGCAGCTCGGAGTAGAGCCCGTCGCTCACGTTCGACGGGGTGTCCGCCATGGCGTCGGCCATGCGCAGCAACGCGGCTTCCTGAGGCGCGAAGCCTTGGAAGTTGCCGTCGCGAATGGCGCTGATCTCATCGTCGCTGCTTCCGTACATTCTGCCCCCGGCAGAATTGGCGTCGATTCAGAACGGACATCCGACGCGCACCGCCGTCCGCAGCATCACCAACGATCGCAGCCGCGGCAGCACCTGTGCTTTCTGGCCGAGCAGCCATTCAGTCAGCACACCGACCCAAAATACGCGGGGCACGCGGGCCTGGATCTTCTGCGGAGTCAGGTCACGACCCAGCAGCTTGCGCACCTTCTTGAACACCTGCCGCATGAGGAATGAAGTCTGTTTCGGATCTACCCCTTCGACTCTGGCCACGTTGCACTTCCCTGCTTCCGGCGATTCGCCGGTTCCATAGGATTTGGATTCCATCGCCCAAGCGCTGGATGCACGAGTGTTTCGCCCGCTCGACGAGCGTGGGCCTAGGAATGCTTGTCGCCGATGAACTTGAGGAAGCGGCTCACGATTAGCGGGACCACAGCGGCATTCGCCTGCTTGCGTCCGAAGCCAAGATCATGACCAGCTCCCTCAACCAGCAGGAGCGAGCTTCTGCCACCGATCAGGCCGAGCGCGGCTTCAATCTCCTGAGGGGAGGCGAACGGATCCTTTGTGCCCTGCACAAACAGGGCCGGAGGTCGGAGCTGGGGAAAGTGCCGTGTTCGCTGCTGCCCCGCTTTGCCGGGAGGATGGAGTGGATAAGACAACAAGAGCAATCCCGCGGCCAGGTCGCCACGCTCCGCTGCCACCATCGTGGCCTGGCGGCCGCCGTAGGACTGTCCGCCGAGAAACGTTTCCCCCGGAACAAGCGTGCGCAACGCTTCGACCGCCCTGACGATCCCCGCCTGGTCCGCGACGGCTGCCCCGGCCGACGGAGGACCGTGCGGCCGCTTTTGCCGGAACGGAAGATCGAATCGGAGGACGGCGAACCCGGCCTCGGCGAAGGCCTGTGCCAAGGCCACCAGCAAGGGCGCGCTGCAGTTGGAGCCGGCGCCGTGGGTCAGCGCCAGGGCAGCCTTGGGCGTGTCCGGGCGATGCAGCACCCCGCGCACCGCAGGCTCTGTGGAGTTATCGAGAATGGGCTCTTCCCGGTGCAAAGTTAGACCTTTAGCGAGCCGCGGAACGCCCTAGCGGCATAATAGGATTCCGCACCGTTGTGATACACGAAAACAGTGTCGTAGCGGCGATCACAAAAGAGGGCGCCGCCGAGTTTTCTGATATCAGAAGGTGTTTTCACCCAGCTCGACGTTTTCGTATCGAAGTTTCCGAGTTTCTGCAACTCTCGATATTGTTCCTCTGTTAAGAGCTCGATGCCCATGGCAGCAGCCATATCAACAGCGTTATCTTCCGGCTTATGTCCTTTCCTTGACTCCAGCGCTTCACGGTCGTAGCAAACACTTCTGCGGCCTTTAGGGCTTTCCGCTGAACAATCACAAAAATTGTACTCGCCCGTCTTTTTGTCAAGGCCAACAACGTCCGGTTCACCGCCAGTTCTTTCCATTTCATTGAGTGCCCACAGTTTTTCAGCATTCGCTTCCAGCTTTGCCTGTACTTGAGCCCATTCAAGACCTTTATGGCGGTTCATGTTCTTCTCAAAACGGGTTTTCAATGCTCTGAGTAGTTCTTCACGTTGTTTCTTTGAAAGGGTTACGTTTGGCATGGGCTTTATCCTTAAACGGGCGGCCGCTCGCGTTTGCGGTCTGAAGCGGGCTGTGGGGCCCGTCCCCACCCATTGACGCTGCTTGGATTTTCGGAGTCTAAGTTCACCGGGATCTCCCCGCGAGTGCGGCGTTCGACTGATTTGCTGCCGTGGCGAGCGAGGATCTGCCCTCCTTCGGCCCCAGCCAGCGCGCGACTGGGACGCCCAGAGTGCGGTTCTCGGGGCGCAACGCCCATGAGACGAGCGCCAGCGCCGCGATGACGAGCGGCGCTGCGATGTGGCCTACATACCCCGCCCCCGCATTGGCGGCGCCAGCGACGGCGTTCGTGATCGCGGCACCCGTCAGTTCGAAGGTCATCCCTGCGTAGGCCCATTCCTTGAGTCGCGGAAACCTAGGTACAAGGATCGCGATGCCCGCGAGCATCTTCCAAACGCCGAGGATCGGCCCGAAGTAATGAGGGTAGCCCAACTTGACGAGCCCGGCGATCGATGCTTCGACGAAGGTATTCACGAACCCGCCGGAGGTCATGACGAACGCGACCAGTGTGGTGCAAGTCCAGTAGGCGATGCTCCTCGCTTTGGTGACTCCCATCTTACGAGCCTCCTTCGAATTGCTTTGCGTACTCGGCGTTCAATCGCTGCCAGCCGCCGAACTTCATGGCCTCGGCGCCGACGATGCGTCCGATAGGAGTTCCGCTGAGAAGGTGATCCAGAACATCGAAACAAATGTGCCACCCGGCGGCGCCCCACGAGATGAAGCGGCGATCGATGTTGTGCCAGAGCGTGAGGCGCGTGCCGCTGCCGAGCGCCTCGAGCTCCCAGCGGAGGTCGCCGCCACCCCAGCTGTACTCGAGCAGCCTCGGCGCCTCGGCCCGCTTCACGGTGGTCTCGGAGACTTGCGGTGTCGGCGTCCCGACCGTCGAGAGCTTCACCGGCCCCACGGCAGCCAGGTTCCGATCGACGTCGAAGGGCGCCCATTCGCGCAGATGCACCGGATCGGTAAGCGCCTGCCAGACTTTTGCCGGCGAGTGGCGCAGTTCCCGGACGAGAATGAGCGTCCACTTCTCTCCGTCCTTTCGTACCTTTGCCCCGCTGGCCGGACCGGGTGCGTACTGTTCGCGATCGGTCATCCTCTCCTTGTCTTCTTTTTCGTCAGTGTTGATTGATCCATACGGTCAAGGTGGCGTTCGAGAGCATCCAGGTGAGCGGACCAGAACCGGCGGAACGGAGCCAGCCAGGCATCCACCTCCTGAAGCGGTGCAGGTTTCAGTCGATAGAGACGACGTTGTGCGTCCACCGTGGATTCCACGAAACCGGCCTCGCGCAGCACTCGCAGGTGCTTTGACACGGTCGGCTGCGGCATACGAAGTTGACGCTCGATCTCCCCCACCGACTGTTGTGACGAGACCAGCAGGCCCAATATCGCGCGGCGGTTCGGCTCTGCGATGATTTCGAACACAGATTCCATGCTCTTAATATACTCCAAATGGAATATACGTGTCAAGGTATATTAAGCAGGAGCCCGTGGGCACCCGTGCCAGGACGGAAGCCCGCGCGGGTTCGAGCTTCGGGCGTGCCGGGCACTGTAATCGCAGTCGCTGTGAGGTGTGACTTCTGTCATAGACGGGGCCGGGTCTGAGGTCCAGTCTCTACCTTATTCATTCTTCATAGGTGGTGTCGTTGGACCACCCGCAATACCAGATCCGAGTCGCAGACCGGGAGTATTGGCGCGAACAGATCAAGTGCCAGTACGCCTGTCCGGTCCACACCGATGCGCGGGGCTACGTGCGCGCCATCGCCGCCGGCGATTACGAGCACGCCTACCTGATCGCCCGCGGGCCGAATCCCCTGGCTTCCATCTGCGGGCGCATCTGCGGAGCTCCATGTGAGGCCGCCTGCCGCCGGGGCAGCATCGACCAGCCCATCTCCATCCGGGCACTCAAGCGTTTTGTCTGCGAGAAGTTCGGCAGTGAATCCCGGGCCGACGCCGGTGCCGGCTTGTTCCCCTACCTGAAGAGTCAGAGCGCCGAGCGGCAGTGTGACGACCTTGACGAGCTTCGCCACCTCCTTGATTTCCTGGCTGACTCCCAGTTCCCCCAGCCCAGCGGCGAACGCGTCGCCATCATCGGCTGCGGGCCGGCCGGCCTGGCTGCCGGCCACGATCTCGCGCTCATGGGATTCCGCCCGACCATCTTCGAAATGGACCCGATCCCTGCCGGCATGCTGGCCACCGGCGTCCCCGGATATCGCCTTCCGCGCGCGCTGATCCAGGCCGAAGTCGCGGTGATCCAAGCCATGGGTGTCGAGATCCGCTGTAACGTCCAGGTGGGCAAGGATGTGAGCTTCGACGAACTGCGGCGTGACTTTGCGGCAGTGGTGATCGCCTGTGGCGCCAAGCGCTCGCGGGCGCTGCCCATCCCCAATGCGGGCGCCATCGGCGTGCTGGGCGGCGTGGATTTCCTGCGCGACGTGGCGCTGGGCAAGAAGGTGGAACTGGGTGAGCGGGTCATCGTGGTCGGCGGCGGCAATGTCGCCTATGACGTGGCGCGCACCGTGCTGCGGCAGGAGGAATACGACGTCTCGCGCACCGCCGCCCGCATGGCCGGAGTGCGCCAGGTCAATCTTGTCTGCCTGGAATCGCTGGAGGAGATGCCCGCGGACACGGTGGAGATCCTCGAGGGGCAGGAAGAGGGTGTGCTGCGGCACAACAGCTGGGGGCCGAAGGAGATCCTGGTCCGTGAGATCAACGGCCAGAAGTTCGTGCGCGGCGTGCGCTTCGTCCGCTGCACCCAGGTGTACGACGAGAACAAGCGCTTCGCCCCGAAGTTCGATGAGACTGTAACCACCGAGGTCGAGGGCGACACGGTGCTGCTGTCGGTCGGGCAATCGGCCGACCTCAGCTTCCTGAATGCGGAGCGCGACGGCATCCAGATGCGCTCCCCACAACAGATCGTCAACGATCCCGCCACCTGCGCGACCTCTGCGCCTGGGGTCTTTGTGGCCGGCGACATCGCCTACGGGCCGCGGCTGATGATCCACGCCATCGCCAGCGGCAAGCAAGCGGCTCGCTCCATCTATCGCTATCTGCGCGGCCGGGAGATTGCGCCGGAAGAGGTGCAGTTCCACGCGCCTCTGGAGCATTACCGCAGGGAAAAGCATTACGAGCGCCGCGCCCGCCTGCACATTCCCACGCTTTCTGCGGAGCAGCGCCTGAGGGACCCTTCGTCGCTGGTGGAGGTCGGCTACGACGACGAACAGGCGCGCGCCGAAGCCGGGCGCTGCCTGGATTGCGGCATCAACACGATCTTCGACGGTGAGCGTTGCATCCTGTGCGGCGGCTGCGTCGATGTCTGCCCCACGGTCTGCCTGAAGCTGGTGTCGTTCGATCGCATCGCGCCGGCGCCTGAATTGCAGACGGCAGTGAACACGCTGGAACTGGACCCGTCCGACCTCTCCGCCATCATCAAGGACGAAGAGCGCTGCATCCGCTGCGGATTGTGCGCCGAACGTTGCCCCACGACCGCCATCACCATGGAGCGATTCAGTTTTGCCAAGGAGTGGAAGCCATGTCCCGACTCGACCCACCCCGCGTGACCCGGCGCAGCTTTCTCAGTATCGCGTCGCTGGGCAGCTTCATCGCCGCGGTCGGCACCGCGGCCGCCGGGCTCTTCCGTCTGCCCAACCCGGCAGTGCTGCCCGGGCCGGTGCGGCGCTTCAAGCTGGGCGCTCCGGAGCAGTTCACGCCCGGCACCGAAACCCTGTTCTCGGAGGAGAACCTGGTGCTGTTCCGCGATGACGAAGGCTTCTACGCGATTTCCACCACCTGCACTCATCTGGGATGCATCGTCTCGCGCGCCAAGGAGGGATTCGCCTGTCCCTGTCACGGCTCGCGTTTTGACGAGCGCGGAAGCGTAGTGGGCGGTCCGGCGCCGCGCCCCCTGCCCTGGCTGGAAGTAAGCCGCGCCGCCGATGGACAGCTCGTGATCAATGCCGACAACGAAGTGCCCGCCGGCACGCGCTACCGCGTCTAGGAGGCGAACCATGGCAACCGCGACCCAGGAATTCGTTCACAACCTGCGCGAACTCCCTCATACCGTGAAGGACGCGTGGTTCCGCCTGGGCAAGACGCCGGAATCCGAGCGCGAAGAATCACAAGCCACTTTTCACAACCTCTTCCTGCACATCCACAGCGTGCGGGTGCACGTGCGCACGCTCAGCCCGACGCTGACCTTTGGTCTGGGTCTGATGGCGGCGGCGACGTTCGGCATCACCGTGGTCACCGGCCTTCTGCTGATGGTCTACTACAAGCCTTCCACGGACCTGGCCTACCAGTCCATCAAGGACATCCACTTCACCGTCTACACCGGGCGATTCATCCGCAACATCCATCGCTGGGCGGCGCAGTTGATGGTCCTGACCGTGCTCCTGCACATGGCGCGGGTGTTCTTCACCGGCAGCTACAAGAAACCGCGGGAGTTCAACTGGCTGGTCGGATTGGGGCTGCTGGTCCTCACCCTGGCGCTCAGCTTCACGGGATACCTGCTGCCCTGGGACCAGCTTGCGTATTGGGCCATCACCATCGGGTCGAATATCGCCAACTCGCCGCGCGAGCTGACCGACGCGGTGGGCGTCACGCGCTGGCTCGACCCCGGCGGTTTCCAGAAGCGGCTGCTCTTGGGCGCGAACTATGTCGGGCAGGACGCGCTGATCCGCTTTTACGTCCTGCACGTGTTCCTGCTCCCCCTGGCGCTGGTGACCCTGCTGGGCGTGCACTTCTGGCGCATCCGCAAAGACGGCGGCCTCGCCCGCCCGGAAGACCCGATGGGAGGCCCGGCCGAGTGGGGCGGCGCCCGCCGCACGGTTTTCGAGCCCGTGCCCACCAAGACCTACGGCCTGATGGCCCTGGTGAAGGGCAAGCGCCCTACGGTGAACCGAGGGCCGGAGAACACGGTGATGGCCTGGCCGCACCTGTTCTGGGCGGAGCTGGCCGTATTCATGATCACCGTAGCCGCGACCCTCATACTCTCCTTCTACTGGGACGCGCCGCTCAAGGAACTGGCCAATCCTGGCATTCCTGAGAACCCGGCCAAGGCGCCCTGGTACTTCCTCGGCATCCAGGAGCTGGTTTCGTACTCCGCGTTCACCGGAGGACTGCTGATCCCGCTGATCGTCGTCGTGGGGCTCGCGCTCATCCCGTTCCTCGACCGCAGGTCGGGCGGCGAAGGCGTGTGGTTCGGGACGAAGGGGGAACGCTCCGTCTTTCTCAATTCCCTGCTGTTTGCGGTACTCGTGACCGTGGGCATGCTGATCTTCACGGTGGACTACGGCTGGTTGCGCAACTGGTTCCCCGAGATCCACCAGCTCTGGATCATCACCTTCAACCCCGGCTCGCTGCTGGTGTTGATCTTCGCGGCCTGGTCGCTGGTAGTGCTGAGGCGCAGAGACTCCGTGCGGCTGGCGGCAGTCGCGCTCTTCACCTGCTTCCTGGTCGGTTTCACGATTCTGACTTATTTCGCCACCGTCCACCGAGGACCGAACTGGCATTTCTATTGGTGGCCTTCGCAGTGGCCGGTGCACTAGGGGGATGAGATGAAGGATCCCTCGCGCATTTATCGCTGGACCGTACTCGGGGCGAGCATTCTCACCATCATCTATCTGCTGGCCTCCGCGGCCCACGAGAACTACTTCACCCAGTGGAGCGGCGTGCAGCGGCAGTACCGCGAGATCCTCCGGCAGAAGGCCACCGACGCGCGCGGCCGCGAGTTGCAGAGCAAGTTCCGCATCGAGCTGAAGCAGGTCAGCCTGCCGGCCCTGGGGACGGTGGACCGCTGTGTCACCTGCCACAACGGCATCGACGACCCCAGGATGACCGATGTGGCATTGCCTCACCGCGTCCACCCTGCCGGCATCCTCGACATCCATCCGGTCGACCGCTTCGGATGCACCATCTGCCATCACGGCCAGGGCCCTGCGACCAACTTCCGCGACGCCAAGGCCGAAGACGCTTTCTGGGACTATCCTCTGCTGCCCGCGGAGTTGACCCAGGCCACTTGCGTCACCTGTCACGACGCGGAAAAGCTGCCGGCGGCGCAGATCCCGCTGCTGGCCGCTGGGATGAAGCTCTATCGCGAGAAGAGCTGCGGTTCCTGCCACAAGCTCGGTGGACGTGGAGGCGCGCTTGGGCCGGCGCTCGATAACGAAGGCGCCAAGACGCGCCACCAGCTCACGATGGCGAACCTGAAGGCGCCGCACACCACTTGGGGATGGCAGGAAGCTCACTTCCGCGATCCCGGAGCGGTCGTAACCGGCAGCCAGATGCGCAACCCGACCGTCACCCGGCAAGAGGCGCTGGCGCTGACCGTATACATGCTTTCACAGTGGAAGCGCGACATCCCCGAGAGCTACCTGGCGCCGGACAAGATCGAGCAGAAATACCGCGCCTTGCATCCGGCGCCGCTCTCCGGCGAGCAGGTTTACCGGCAATATTGCTTCGCCTGCCATGGCAGCGGGACTTACAGCCGCTGGGACAAGACCTTCAAACGCTTCATTCCCGCGGTGCGCGGTATTTCTCTGGTCGCGGCCGCCAGCCCCGAGTATCTGGCCGGCAACATCCGGCAGGGACGGCCTGGCACGCAGATGCCGGCCTGGGACAAGCACGCCGGCGGCCTGCTGCCGGAGGAGATCACCGCTGTGACCGAGTACCTGCGGGCCGGAGCTCCTGTGCCCGAGAAGATGCCCCCGCTCACCCTGTCGGGTGACGCCAAACGGGGCGTAACGCTGTTTCTCGGCAACTGCGCCGGTTGTCACGGCATGAATGGCCGCGGCGGGGTCGCACCGGAGATCGGCAACCCGGTCTTCCAGAAGGCGGCCAGCGACGAGCTCATCGTCCGCACCATCCGCCACGGACGGCAGGGCACCGCGATGCCGGCCTTCCAGCGGCCGGACGCGCCGGCGTTCAGCGATCAGGATGTCGCTGACGTTCTCGCCTACGTGCGCACGCTGGGGGAGCACAAGCGCGACAAGGCTGTTGCGCAAAACGCGATTCCAGCGTCTGGAGGTAACCATGAGCGATAAAGAGCAGAAGAAAAGCTGGTCGCGGCGCAACTTCATTGAGACTGCGGCGCTGGCGACCGCGGCCCTGGCGATCCCCGGCTGCTCGCGCAAGGAAAAACCGGTGCTCAGCACGCTCGTGGGCGACTTCGATCCGCTCCGCACCTATCCCTATCGCGGCTGGGAGGACTTCTACCGCAAGATCTGGACCTGGGACAAAGTGGTGCGTTCGACGCATTCCGCCAACTGCACCGGTTCCTGCTCCTGGAAGGTCTATGTCCGCAATGGGGTGATGGTGCGCGAAGAGCAGGCGGCCGACTATCCCCGCATCAGCCAGGACCTGCCCGACTACAACCCGCGCGGTTGCCAGAAGGGCGGCTGCTTCGTGGAGTACGTTTACAGCCCGCAGCGGCTGCGCTACCCGCTGATCCGGACCGGCGAGCGGGGCGAGGGCAAGTGGCGGCGGGCCACCTGGGACGAAGCGCTCACGCTGGTCGCGGAAAAGCTGCTCGACAACGTTTACCACCACGGACCGGATACCAACACCTTCTTCAGCGTGATCCCGGCGATGAGTCCGGTGAGCTTCTGCGCCGGCTCGCGGCTCGCGCACTACATCGGCGGCGTGTTCCTTTCTTTTTACGATTGGTATTGCGACCTGCCTCCGGGTGAGCCGCTCACCTGGGGCGTCCAGACGGAAGCCTGCGAATGCGCTGACTGGTTCAACTCCAAGTACATCGTGCTCTGGGGCTCGAACATCTCGCAGACCCGCATCCCCGACGCGCACTTCGCCTACGAAGCGCGTTACAACGGCGCCAAAATCGTCTGCATCTCGCCGGACTACAACGCCAGCGCGACCCATGCCGACCTTTTCTTCCAGATCAATCCCGGCACCGACGGCATTCTCGCCCTCGGCGTGGCCAAGCTGCTGATCGACCAGAACCTCATCGACATCCCCTACGTCAAAGAGCAGACCGACCTGCCGCTGCTGGTACTCAAGACACGCAAACGCTTCTTGCGGCAGTCGGATGTGGAGGCAAAGGGCAAGGAGGATGTGTTCTACGTCTGGGATACGAAGCAGCAGCGGGCCGTGCCCACGCCCGGTTCGATGGGATCAGACAAGAAGACCATCGAGTTGAGTGGCATCGATCCGGCTCTGGCCGGCAGCTTCAGCGTCCGCTTGGCGGATGGTACGACCGCCGAGGTCACCACCGTCTTCGAGATGCTGAAGCAGGAGCTCGCGCAATACACGCTGGACAGGGTGGCCGCTCGCACCGGGCTCCCGGCAAAGGAGATCGAACTCTTCGCCCGAGAACTCGGCACCCGCAAGCCCGCGATGATCATCCACGGCGCCGGGACGAACCACTGGTTCCACAACGACCTGATCAACCGCTCGTTCATCCTGCTGGTCGCGCTCACGGGCAACACCGGCAAGAACGGCGGGGGCTTTAACCACTATGTCGGCCAGGAACGCATCTGGCCGGAGCACGGCTTCTTCCAGCTCGCCTTCCCCGAAGGGCGCAAGAAGCAGCGCTTCCAGAACACCACGCTGTGGAGCTATGTCCATTCCACCAGCAAGGACCCGCACCTCTACAACGGCAAGCCCATCGACTGGTACATCCAGGAATCGGTGAAGAATGGCTGGATGCCGCTATGGCCCAAGGGCGGCCGCAAGCCGCGCGCCATGGTGGTGTGGCGTGCCAACTATCTCAACCAGGCGAAGGGCAACGAGATCCTGGAATCGTCCCTGTGGCGCGATCTCGACCTCATCGTGGACATCAACTACCGCATGGACACCACGGCGCTTTACTCCGACGTGGTGCTGCCGGCAGCGAGTTACTACGAGAAGGTGGACCTCAACTCCACCGACTGCCACAGCTACATCCATCCCTTCGGCAAGGCGCTCGAACCGCTGTTCGAGAGCAAAACCGATTGGGACATCTTCCACGCCCTGGCTGAGAAGATGGCGGAGGTCGCGTCCAAGAAGGGCTTGAAGCCCTTCCGCGACGACGCCTTCGAATGGAACCGCGACTTCACCAAGCTGGCGCACGACTGGACGGGCAAGGGCGCCATCCTCACCGACGAGCAGGCGGCCAACTTCATCCTGGCCAACGCGGAAGAGACCAAGGGAATGACCTACCAGGGGCTGCTAGAGAAGCCACAGCGCTTCGTCGCCACCGACCCCGAGTCGTGGAACAGCGACGTGGAGAACGGCATCGCCTACACGCCGTTCAAGCACCAGCTGGAGAAGAAGCGCCCCTGGCGTACCCTCACCGGGCGGCAGCAGTTCTACATCGACCACCCCTGGTACCTGGAACTAGGCGAGGCCCTGCCCACATTCAAGGAACCGCTCCCCGAAAAGTATCCGCTGTACTGGAATACGCCGCACGGGCGCTGGTCCATCCATTCCACCTGGCGCGACCATCGCGCCATGTTGCGGCTGCAGCGCGGCGGGCCCATCGTCTACATGCATCCCGACGATGCCCGCAAGCGCGGCCTCAAGGACAACGACTGGGTCCGCATCTACAACAACGTCGGGCAATGCGTCTGCCGCCTGCAACTCCTGCCGGGAGAGAAACCGGGACGCGTCACCATGTATCACGGCTGGGAGAAGTATCTGGGCTTCCAGCAGGGCGGCTGGCAGTCACTCACCTACATCAAGATCAAGCCCACCCAGCTCATCGGCAAGTACGGACACGTCAACTTCCGGCTGAACTACTGGGGGCCGACCGGCAACAACCGCGACATCAAGGTCGAGATCGAAAAGGCCAGGGTGTAAGGGAGAGGCCATGTCAAAACATCAATATGCGATGGTCATGGACCTGAACAAGTGCCTGGGCTGCCAGACCTGCACCATCGCCTGCAAGAAGCTGTGGACCGACCGCGATGGCACCGGGTACATGTACTGGAACAACGTCGAGACCCGCCCCGGGATGGGATATCCGCGGCAGTGGGACCGCATCGGCGGCGGCTGGAAAGACGGCCAGCTGCAGCCCAGCCCGCTGCCCACCATGGACGATTACGGACACGCCTGGGAATTCGACTACGAGCAGCGGCTCTACGAGGGAAAGAAGAAGCCGGTCATGCCCTCGCCCGCCCCGCAATCGGGCGTGAACTGGGACGAGGACGTCGGCGGCATGAACGGCGATGAGAACTACTTCTTCTACCTCCCGCGCATCTGCAATCACTGCACCTATCCGGCGTGCCTGGAGGCGTGCCCGCGCAAGGCCATCTACAAGCGCGACGAAGACGGCATCGTAGTCATCGACCAGGACCGTTGCCAGGGCTACCGCTACTGCATCAAGGCCTGCCCCTACAAGAAGATCTACTACAACGAAGTGACCGGCAAGTCGGAGAAGTGCATCTTCTGCTATCCCCGGCTGGAGAAGGGCGAAGTGAACGCCTGCGCCGCGCAGTGTCCGGGGCGGCTGCGCTTTGTCGGCCTGCTCGACGATCCGGAGTCGCCGGTACATAAACTTGTGCTCGTTCACCGTGCA
This region of Terriglobales bacterium genomic DNA includes:
- a CDS encoding ubiquinol-cytochrome c reductase iron-sulfur subunit, which translates into the protein MSRLDPPRVTRRSFLSIASLGSFIAAVGTAAAGLFRLPNPAVLPGPVRRFKLGAPEQFTPGTETLFSEENLVLFRDDEGFYAISTTCTHLGCIVSRAKEGFACPCHGSRFDERGSVVGGPAPRPLPWLEVSRAADGQLVINADNEVPAGTRYRV
- a CDS encoding FAD-dependent oxidoreductase translates to MDHPQYQIRVADREYWREQIKCQYACPVHTDARGYVRAIAAGDYEHAYLIARGPNPLASICGRICGAPCEAACRRGSIDQPISIRALKRFVCEKFGSESRADAGAGLFPYLKSQSAERQCDDLDELRHLLDFLADSQFPQPSGERVAIIGCGPAGLAAGHDLALMGFRPTIFEMDPIPAGMLATGVPGYRLPRALIQAEVAVIQAMGVEIRCNVQVGKDVSFDELRRDFAAVVIACGAKRSRALPIPNAGAIGVLGGVDFLRDVALGKKVELGERVIVVGGGNVAYDVARTVLRQEEYDVSRTAARMAGVRQVNLVCLESLEEMPADTVEILEGQEEGVLRHNSWGPKEILVREINGQKFVRGVRFVRCTQVYDENKRFAPKFDETVTTEVEGDTVLLSVGQSADLSFLNAERDGIQMRSPQQIVNDPATCATSAPGVFVAGDIAYGPRLMIHAIASGKQAARSIYRYLRGREIAPEEVQFHAPLEHYRREKHYERRARLHIPTLSAEQRLRDPSSLVEVGYDDEQARAEAGRCLDCGINTIFDGERCILCGGCVDVCPTVCLKLVSFDRIAPAPELQTAVNTLELDPSDLSAIIKDEERCIRCGLCAERCPTTAITMERFSFAKEWKPCPDSTHPA
- a CDS encoding cytochrome b N-terminal domain-containing protein, which translates into the protein MATATQEFVHNLRELPHTVKDAWFRLGKTPESEREESQATFHNLFLHIHSVRVHVRTLSPTLTFGLGLMAAATFGITVVTGLLLMVYYKPSTDLAYQSIKDIHFTVYTGRFIRNIHRWAAQLMVLTVLLHMARVFFTGSYKKPREFNWLVGLGLLVLTLALSFTGYLLPWDQLAYWAITIGSNIANSPRELTDAVGVTRWLDPGGFQKRLLLGANYVGQDALIRFYVLHVFLLPLALVTLLGVHFWRIRKDGGLARPEDPMGGPAEWGGARRTVFEPVPTKTYGLMALVKGKRPTVNRGPENTVMAWPHLFWAELAVFMITVAATLILSFYWDAPLKELANPGIPENPAKAPWYFLGIQELVSYSAFTGGLLIPLIVVVGLALIPFLDRRSGGEGVWFGTKGERSVFLNSLLFAVLVTVGMLIFTVDYGWLRNWFPEIHQLWIITFNPGSLLVLIFAAWSLVVLRRRDSVRLAAVALFTCFLVGFTILTYFATVHRGPNWHFYWWPSQWPVH
- a CDS encoding c-type cytochrome, with product MKDPSRIYRWTVLGASILTIIYLLASAAHENYFTQWSGVQRQYREILRQKATDARGRELQSKFRIELKQVSLPALGTVDRCVTCHNGIDDPRMTDVALPHRVHPAGILDIHPVDRFGCTICHHGQGPATNFRDAKAEDAFWDYPLLPAELTQATCVTCHDAEKLPAAQIPLLAAGMKLYREKSCGSCHKLGGRGGALGPALDNEGAKTRHQLTMANLKAPHTTWGWQEAHFRDPGAVVTGSQMRNPTVTRQEALALTVYMLSQWKRDIPESYLAPDKIEQKYRALHPAPLSGEQVYRQYCFACHGSGTYSRWDKTFKRFIPAVRGISLVAAASPEYLAGNIRQGRPGTQMPAWDKHAGGLLPEEITAVTEYLRAGAPVPEKMPPLTLSGDAKRGVTLFLGNCAGCHGMNGRGGVAPEIGNPVFQKAASDELIVRTIRHGRQGTAMPAFQRPDAPAFSDQDVADVLAYVRTLGEHKRDKAVAQNAIPASGGNHER